A region of the Oncorhynchus gorbuscha isolate QuinsamMale2020 ecotype Even-year linkage group LG02, OgorEven_v1.0, whole genome shotgun sequence genome:
TCAGCGTCACTCACCAGTCTGTTAGACGATAAGACTAACACCAAGTCCCGCGTGAGATTTACTGAGGCTGGTGTACCTAAGAGGCCAGGCAGTCGAAAGTCTTACAATAGCTTTCGCATCCCGACTCCCTACCCTTCCTCCAACTGTgtggagcaggaagaggaagaagagcagGAATCACAACAACTTAAGTTCAAGGAGATTTACCTGACTAAGGGCTGTCTGGGCAGTGGAAGCTACCTGCCCAATGGGGCCATGAGgtaagtcccatgatggtagtgactgtccattactgTTTATGACTTATCAACCATCATTTACTTTCTCATATAAAAtatttatttgatgactttattacttcattccaagtcatcaactcatctctatagagctgctgcttatcctgtctgacaaaatcactattttagttgTTCTTCTAAGTAAATAAGACCTACTTTTATGACCGCTGAACACCAACtgtcaatcacttagatcatgtatttccAGGTAGAGAATCCTCGCAACGCAACTGCTTTTTATCTCTCTCATGCATTCTCTCGTCTCTCCGTCTCAGTCAATGAGGTTTCCGTATCTGCTCCACACAGAGTGGACAAGCAAGTGGGCGTGCAATGGATTATGGGAATTAATTGCCATATTTTCTgtgctaaactatgtagaatattggcctgttggaaactacaactccctactacattgcaTAGTTCGtgcttgatctgatttatctctacagAAACTGAGCATCGAGCTTACAGAAGAAGAAACAAATTAACtatatggaattcaaataattgagcCGACGTCGgttaattagttgtttaaaaaacgaAAAATAACAAAAATGTTGGTTAAATGCTCAGCTCTAGATTCTAATGACATCATCAGTGTGCATCCTGTGATTTTAACAAATTATGAGTAGGCATTGcctactaattggttgatgatgtcatagaaaacacttatcttcctctttctacaaaacatagaaatgcccATTTTTCACATATgctgatgttggggtggtgctggagatgatgaatatgaagttgaaacATTTAGAAATTTCCCTTTAACATTTCTTCAAACTGCCTTGTATTTATGATTGTCCTTGAAGTTACAGTATTTGAAGTTTATAGCAATTTGGATTTTTGTGGAGGATAGATATTGCCAGGATAGATATATATCTACAGGCCAGTTTCAATACAAATGACTTATGACAATGGTGCAGatgtatttgacacactgaatgtGCATCACAGCCTAACATATTATTTGTTTGACTTTGatgatttctgttgttttttcccccaaggactctaacctctctgtctgatGTGCAGAAGAAAACAACCAACTCTGAGACACTACAAGTCCTCTTAGGTGTCTCAGAGGACACCCTTTAACCTGTGTGCAGGACAGCCTGCAAGGTTCTCTCTCCAAACTTGCATGCATGTCCAATTTCCCATCTGGAAGTGCAGGCTCTATGATGCTAACCCCTGCTGTAATGGCAGAGTTGGCTAAAGATGTCAAGTCGGCCTTATCAGTGGTCGTTAAGAGTGCCTCCGCTAGCCAAACCTCTCTAGTGACACCGGTAAGGGGAGACTCACAGACCAAGGTGACTGAGAGCATGGTGAGAGAGCTGGCTGCTAAACTTGAAAAAGTTGACCAAGAGAGCAAGAGTCTAACAGGGCAAGTCATGACCACCATCTCTGACACAATGTTGGCTTTTGTTGACGAGAACGAACAGAATTTGCTGGAAGATCTGAAGGACAAGATCACATTTTTGGCATCGCATGTTGGCTTCATTGAGGATCTTGATGCCCTGATAAGGAAATACGAGAGCAGCTACAATATTAGTGAATCTGGTTCCTCCTGCACGCTCACATCTAAGAGCATCCAAAAACTCTCCAGCCGGGAGTTTCAAACATCAGCAATACAAGCAGTGAGTGGAATTCTTGCCAAAAAGTCAGTAGTTTGAGCTTTCCTAGTTCAGTCGTTCAGTCTGAGTTAACAGGTGCTGTGTCAGGTCAAACATTGTCTGGCATTGTAAAGACAGAGTCAATTCACCCAGTGGGCTCAGCAGCGTCAGTAGTTGTTAAGACTTTCGTGTCAGATATGAAGTCCTTGGCTGAATCTGAAGAGAGTCCCCAACAGAAGAGTGCCTGGTCTGCTGCTGTTCACATTTACCACAGCATCCAAAACAACTTGAAAGATTATTTCGGCAAGCTTCAGCGATGTGCCTTAAAGAGCATTGTCACATCTGATGACAACATCACAAATGCTGAGTTTAAGGAGACAGTTCCACTTCCTTGCTTAGACATGAAATATAGGCCCAGTAAGAGTGAGCCTCAGTTGCCAGAGTCCACTGGTGAAGTTACTTTACAAAGAGGCCTAAGTGAGAGCTCAAAACCTCTTTGGGCACAAACTGAGTCAGAAGAAAGCAAGCTCCTTCTGACAACTTGCACCAAAGAAGTCATCTCAGAGCTTCTGGTCTTGTACAACACTGAGATGTCAAAGGAGGACCCCTGTACACTGTTGGAGAAAAAGGATCAGACTTCTCTATTGAGAGACAACAATTTGTAGAGGGCGTTCTGGCTCAGCTTGGGGATATCTCCCATTCCAGGGCCTCATCACCAATAGTAAATGAGTTCCCCTGTCAAATTGAGGCCAGCAGAAGTAAGGCCACAGCTTCTTTGACCAGTCTGTTAGATTGCATGAAAAAACTCTCAAGTGAGGAATTCAAGAGAGACACCACTCAAGCAGTGAGTGAGTTCCTAGTTAAAAAGTCCAACAGTAGCTTAACTAGTGCACATCCTGCTTATTCTGTAGCATCCAGGTCTTGTTCCGTTCAAAACCAGAGAACCTTGTCAAAGGATATTTGTGCGGATTCTGCTGCCTTTGGCATCATTGACACATTTGTGGAAGACCTGCAGAGCTTGGCGCAACCTGcagaagtagaggagagagaacctgACCTCCAGGAAAATGCACAAAAGCGAAAGAGCAGGATCTGGTCTGCTACCACTAGTTTATATAACAATATTAAAAAGACATTAAAGGGCTTCACCATTCACCGGCGGAAGTCAGACGTGCAGAGAAGAATGTCTAGCCATACacccacagaggactctggacaTCTTGTGACTAAGGAGTACCTTGGTTTGGCAAGCCAGAACTTGACGCAAGCTAGTAAGAGTGTGCCTCACTTGCCCAGTTTGAACCAGGAAGTGACTCTACACATGGGTGTCAGCGAGAGTTCAaaacttctctggactgaaacagACGAGGGTCTAATGAACAATGGTACCAAACAGGTCATTTCAACAATCTTGACCTCATGCGAGGATCAGACATCAAATGCACCTTGCTTCTCCATAGTAGGAAAGAAAATATCTGATATGTCCCTTGAGGTCAACATGTTGGTAGGTGGTGTTCTGTCTGAGCTGAAGGACATCTCCTTGTCAAGGTCCCCAACACCATGTGAAGACATGTTTGAACGTCTCCAAGGTTCTCCTGAGCGAACCTCTCCAGTAAGTCTAGATTGCAGCACGGCTGCCTCCAAAGGCATTGCATCTTCCCACAGTCTTTCAACAAAGAGCCTCCAAAAACTCTCTAGTCATGAGTTCCAAACCAAAGCTGAGAAAGGAGTGAGTGAGGTCCTCTCTAGATCATTTAACATTGTGGAGGAAGGTACAACAGATAAGTACCTCCAGTCTGTATCTACATCCACCACATCTACTGATATTATACAAACCATGGTGAAAGACCAGCAGGAGCTCCCCCAGACCACCCAATCATCTGACATGGTATCTGGAACCTCCCTGCTCACCACTGGACAGGTTTCTGAGAAAAGGATCCGGTCTGTTGCTCGTAACATCTACTACAGTCTGCAAAGTAAGATTACAGAGTTTCTCAGAAAAGATCTTCAAAGATCAGACACAACACTTGGTTCAATCCAAATCTTTACATATCAAAGCAGTCCTGCATCACAAAGAGCAAGTCTTGGCCATCTTGAGGTCAACCAGAGCAGTGTTACACCTGGTGGAAACGATGCATGTGTGGACATTCCGCACAAATTACTATCTAAAACCACTGATCTCTCGGGATCCATGCTGGAGGATATTGGCACGATCCGTTGTAGGAGTGCTGACAGCCAAACTACAAGAAATACCTCTTCTTCacgctcctccatctctctaacaCCTACTTCAAAAGTAAGGCAGTCGAAATGGCACTTTGCCTTACCCGGGACTCCCATCCCCACTGAGTTTCCTGCTCAGATTGACTTTCCCATTGTTAGAAACACAATCATTGAGGACTTCTTTCACACAGAGGACTTACTTCCTGTAACCTTTGTGGACAAAGTCAGGCAAGCTGCTGGGGTGGTAGTGGACATTATGGTGGAAAGTGTTGAGAACACACAGGAAGATGGACAGGGTGCTTCTCATCTTGACGACCTCCGATCTGCTGTTAGGAAATTGAGAAAAATCATTTCCACTTGGACCATCCACATTTTCAGTCATGAATTGGTGGATAAAGTGATAGCCCTTCAGGACAGCCACAGCACTCCACAGGTCTTAACATTGGAAGCAGCCAGAAGTGCTTCAGACTCTATTCTTTCAAGGCTGAAATGGGGAAAGGAACAATGTGCCATATCCAAGGAGCTCTCCTCTCAGCTTCTCCAGATATTTGCTGAAGAGACAGTGAAGTGCTTCCTGAGACAGTGGTCAGATGAGTATGAAAACATAAACTTTGATGTTTCAGTCCAGAACGAACCAAAGTCTTCTACTTGCATGGTCATTCTTCAAATGATCACCAAAGCCACTGCTAAATGTTATTTTGAGTCTGCTACCAGCGTGGCCACCAGTGACATTGTAGAAGGCGTGTTTGATTTGGAAAGGGGATACCATCAGCAGTACTGGAGAGCAGGTCCTCACCTTTAACACAAAGGTATAGTACACATCTTTCATGAATAACACTGCTGTTGACCTTTTGTGAGATATGATTATTTGTGTCATGGCATTGCACTGCTTCTTTGCAATTGATATGCTGTAATGCTTTAATAAGATATCGAAAAAATGTCAGTTTGTTTTAATGTGCCTTTTCCCCCACCAACCAGGGTTCCAAGAAAGTTAGTAagaacctctgtcctcaagagtCTCTGGagtaccagcctcagaacatttcCCCTACTGTGTACTTTACAGGTAAGCCCTGCTGCTGTTTAGGCTGCTGCTCAGTCAAGACTGAGACATTATCCCtttaccattccactaattcatTTGGAAAGACATTGTACTCCTCTGAGTTGTTAcctatgacatactgtactgtgggctgggtggtagcctagtgggttaagaggttgggccagtaaccgataggTTGCTGGTTCAGAATCCCTGAGTTCACGAGgcaaaatctgtcaatgtgctcttgagcaaggcacttaatcctaattgctccTTGTAAGTCTCTCTAgataagagtgtctgataaaTGAGTAAAAATGTAAATTGATTGCATGCTGGATGGTCTTTCGTTGCAGAGACGATGACAACATCTCATGGCTCCTTTTCTCCAGAGGGAATTTATGATATCGCATCGTCCTTCCCACTTGAAGAGAAGAGTCGCAAACCCTCCCTTTTCACCAGATTGTCTAGATCCATCACGAAAGGCTTTCTCAGCCCATTCAAATCTTCAAGGAAAACCAAATTATTTAAATAAATTCCTAATAACAACGAGAGCATTCATTTGTTCAGATAAATCTAATCGTAATGGTCACATACGCCGAAACAACTGTGAGAGGCTTTATTACGAGcccattcccaacaatgcagagttaaaaaagtaagaaaatattttctaaatagtaacacaataacaataacaaggctatatacaaggagtaccagtaccgagtcaatgtgcatgggtgcgaggtagttgaggtaatacagtatgtacatgtaggtaagggtaaaaGTGAcgaggcaatcaggatagataataaacacagtAGCAGCAGCTAGTTTGAAAGTCGGTCAGTGTCACAgtgaatgtgtgggtagagtgtagtgagtgttgcatcgAGCCAATTCAAGAGAGTCAGTGGAAAACTATTAGAAAAATACACCAATAAcaaagggggtcaatgcaaatagtgcAGGTGGACATTTAAttactgttcagcagtctaatgacttgggggtagaagctgttcagcagtctaatgacttgggggtagaagctgttcagcagtctaatgacttgggggtagaagctgttcagcagtctaatgacttgggggtagaagctgttcagcagtctaatgacttgggggtagaagctgttcagcagtctaatgacttggggtagaagctgttcagcagtctaatgacttgggggtagaagctgttcagcagtctaatgacttgggggtagaagctgttcagcagtctaatgacttggggtagaagctgttcagcagtctaatgacttgggtcagaagctgttcagcagtctaatggcttgggggtagaagctgttcagcagtctaatggcttggggtagaagctgttcagcagtctaatggcttggggtagaagctgttcagcagtctaatggcttggggtagaagctgttcagcagtctaatggcttgggggtagaagctgttcagctgtctaatgacttggggtagaagctgttcagctgtctaatgacttgggggtagaagctgttcagcagtctaatgacttgggggtagaagctgttcagcagtctaatgacttgggggtagaagctgttcagcagtctaatgacttgggggtagaagccgtTCAGCATactaatgacttgggggtagaagccgttcagcagtctaatggcttgggggtagaagctgttcagcagtctaatggcttgggggtagaagctgttcagcagtctcatggaAAGATATACACTTGTtttattcagcgcatgtgacaaattaaagtttgagttgatttgatttgactatgtACCTTCTAAGCATGATGGTTGGCTCATGATTTGCTTGTACTGAAATATATTCAGGGAGGATAAGGGTATATCATAggcagtgatgtagtggtaaggataggataggttaagtaatccctctcaccccccctttaagatttagatgcactattgtaaagtgactgttccactggatgtcataaggtgaatgcaccaatttgtaagtcgctctggataagagcgtctgctaaatgacttaaatgtaatgtaaatggtaaaACCATTGACTGGTAAATGCTGATTGCCATTCATGATTAAAGAAGTAACGCTCCCTATACTCTCAATGCATCTTCCACAAAAGGTGGGTAAATGCTTgaaccaaataaaataaaaagtgtgtAAACAGCTTTTACATGTGTTCCCCCCCACTGATTATAGGAGGCTTCTTCTGACAGTATTCACACATTCCATAAGAAACCTCCAGAGAAATATTCATAGTCACCGTAGCTGTCATTTAAACTTGGACTAACCTGGCCAAGGCCAAACAGTATATGGCGTTTTCTCTGGGTGTGCGGGTCGCAGTGGAGAGGAAAGGCCTCCAGTGAGGTGGTGAGTATCTGGGCGGAGTTTGGCGAGGCAAACACAGGTCTGAGATTGGTGTCTCTGGAAATGGGCGGGAGCGGAACTCTGCTCCTCCATTGGTTGCTGTTCTGATCCCCACTCTCATCCTCCTCACATCCCTTCCATTCacatcccctcttcttctctctttcatccctcgtGGCCACAGGGTGTAGCTTCGGTAGTTGAAGAGGTTTATCCTGGGATGCCAGGGCACGGAGCGGGCAGGATACATGAGATGGGCAGTTGATGGGGGTCAAACGTCGAGAGGCTGTGGACATCACCCTGATACCCGCCTTGGCCTCACTCCTCCTGGGCTTGGAGGACATCTTGGGGAGGGTGAAGCCGTCCACCAGGACCGTGTCGCCCACCCTGGTCCTGAACGGAGCCCTGTTGAGGCCCATGCAGTGCCTGGATGCTGCCCTCCTCTGCGCCAGCCTCACCCAGCCCTTTATCTGGAGGTATGTCCGCATGGGAGGGCCATACCTGGGAGGACCACCACAGAGCACAGCTTGGTGGCCAGGTGACTCACACACTCCCTGTGGCCGTACTGAAGGGCGATCCTCAGGGGGTCACGACCCTGGGGATCCCGACAGGCAGCTTGAGGATGGTGAGCTGGCCGCGCTCGATGGAGGCGACAGCGGGACACTTGGCGACGTCGGGGTGGGCCGTCTGGTGGCACCACTCACGGTAAGGGTGAACCCCCACCGGCTCAATGACACGCACCCCCCTCTCCAGCAGCCAGCCGGCCAGGTCCAGGTGGCCCAGAGAAGCAGCGATGTAGAGTGCCACCCGGAGCTGGAACCTGGAATAATACAGAATCAATGTATTTATAACACGTTTCAAGTTTTTTTGTCAAGTTCACAAGATCCAGTGGGTTATAAAACGGTATAGTAAAAGCTTACTTGCAAACTCTTTCCCACAATGCAGTATTAAATATCAGGGTAAGAGAAAAAACATATGAAGGAAAAAACAAGAGaatataagctacatacagggtcagtaccatcattgtaagctacatacagggtcagtaccatcattataagctacatacagggtcagtaccatcattataagctacatacagggtcagtaccatcattataagctacatacagggtcagtaccatcattgtaagctacatacagggtcagtaccatcattataagctacatacagggtcagtaccatcattataagctacatacagggtcagtaccatcattataagctacatacagggtcagtaccatcattataagctacatacagggtcagtaccatcattataagcta
Encoded here:
- the LOC123995616 gene encoding uncharacterized protein LOC123995616 encodes the protein METTEEGKLNNVEHLTLMDFLQNLTEKQWRGIREGMFDPLTKQQLAGLCLRIVQFLSDKLMQIIIPGLYELLGIQDAASSPLSQRSLSASLTSLLDDKTNTKSRVRFTEAGVPKRPGSRKSYNSFRIPTPYPSSNCVEQEEEEEQESQQLKFKEIYLTKGCLGSGSYLPNGAMRTLTSLSDVQKKTTNSETLQVLLGVSEDTL